The Haliaeetus albicilla chromosome 4, bHalAlb1.1, whole genome shotgun sequence genomic sequence GGGTGCCAACCCACCCGTGCCCACCCACCTTGGCTGCCCTGCATGAGAGGGGTGTAGAGGTGAAGGATGTGGAGGGGGATGTGGAGGACGtggagctgaagaaaaatgtggaagaagaggatgaagaggaggtagagaaggATGAGGAcgaggaggatgaggaggaggtggagaacgTGGAAGTGGACGTGGAGGACGTGGAGGTGGAGGAtgtggaagaggaggatgaagaggagctggaggatgAGAAGGAGACGGAGGACGTGGATGTAGAGGAGCTGGAGGACACACATGGCACTGGCAAAGCACCCCAGCCCGATGGTGACGGGGAGCCTGGCACGTTCCCACTGCCCGGCATGGGGTTTCTGCCGGGCTCCCCGCCACCGGCGCCGGGGGAGCTGGACGGGACGCAGGCGTCCCTGCAGGCACTGGTGTCCCAGCTGCAGACTGAGCTGGGGCAGCGGGAGGCGGCATTGCGGGCGCTGGCGGCCCGGCTGGCACGGGAGCAGCGGCGGCACCAGCGGCGGGAGGAGGGCAGCGCCCGGTGGGCCCAGCTGCGGGCACGCGAGGCCGAGGCGCTGCGGGAAACCAACGCCTTCCTGGGGCAGGCgctggcggcggcggtggcAGCGGGGGGTCCGGGGGCACTGGCGCGGGCACAGGAGGAGGCGCGGGTCTggcgggaggcggcggaggAGCGGGGTGCCCGGCTGGCCGGGGCGCTGGCGGAGGCGGCGGCATTGGCCTCGCGCCTGCGGGACTGCCAGGcggcgctggcggcggcgggacgGACGGACGCGCTGGAGGATGCCGGTGCCCTGGACAAGGTGGCCGCCGTGGAGGAGGTGCTGCGGCGGGCGCTGGAGCTCGCCCGCGGCCCCCAGGAGCCCCCGCTGGACCCCCAGGAGGGGGGGGAGCCCGGCACGGCCACCAGCATGGCCATGGTATGGGCAAGCCCAAGGGGACGCCATGGTGAggcggggggtcgggggggcCAGGGCTGAGCCCCCGCTCTCCCACAGCACTTGGCCACCCTGGCTGCTGCGGCACGGGAAGACGCCTGGCAGGGCCGGCAGCAGCTCCAGGCCCAGCGGCAGGAGGTGGCacggctgcaggagcagctcagCAGGTCGGGCAGGGAGTCCCCACTCCCACCACCCCACAGTCACCTCCCATCTCCACCCGTCACAGGGTTTTCCCTGGGACCTCCCATGATGCCCCACTTGGACCCAGGGGAGCAGCACCTGGGGATgggcaaggggagggagggaaggatttGGGGACAGAGGGCTGGAGAGAGGCATCAGTCTGGGGACTGATAGGTTGGTGGAGGGGTGGGTGGGCagaggggtgggcagggggaagaATTAATTTGGGGCCAGTAGATGGATGGAGGGATGAATTTGGGGTAAGTTGATGAGCGGGCGCacagagggatggagggatgaaTTTGGGGTGAGTGGATGGGTGGGCAGAAGGGAGGGATGGGTGTGAGGAAGGGCAGATGAACAGCTGGGAAACGGATGGGTGGCTGGCCCGGCAGATGGCAAGGTGGCTGTGGGGATGGGCAGCCAGCTTGGGGATGGatgggcagcaggcagagggagggagggagggatagatggatggatggatggatggatggagagaCGACCAGCTGAGGGACAGCAGGACCATCACCCCACTGCCCCGTGCCAGGGCCCGGCAGGATGGTGAGCGCTGGGCATCGGCGCTGCAGCGGGCGCAGCGGGAGGCCCTGGAGCGGGAGGCCATGCGCGGTGCCGAACAGGCACGGCAGCAGGAGCTCATCCGTGACATGAAGGGgtggctgctggagctgctgcggTGAGAGCCCCGGGGACCCCTCGGGTGTGGGACCACGCGCGGGTGGGGGGAGCCAAGGAGGAGGGCACCAGAGCCCTGGCGAATCCCACTCACCACCTCGGGAGACTTAGGTGCCCACCTTGGGTCTGGGATGCCAGGGCGTGCTCCTGGACACCCACCACCGGGTATGCTCCTTCCAGGGCTGACCTCTCCCCTCCCGCAGGGAGAAGGATGCCCTGTGGCAGAAGACAGAGGGCATCGACACCACGATGCCCAGCCCGGCGCCCCGCGATGCAGGGCTGTGCGCCCGCTGCCACAAGGATTTCCGCCTCCTCTCCCGGCGGTACAACTGCAGGTGGGCTGCGGGGAGGGCACCGGAGGTGGCGCCGGCATGGCACTGGGATGGCACGGCTCTCACCGCCTGCTCTCTCGGCAGGCTGTGCCAGGGCAAGGTGTGCCACACGTGCTCCGTGGACGTGGGCAAGCAGGGGCgctgctgcctgctttgctACCAGCAAAGGCACCCGCAGGCTACATGAGCTGGGACTGCAGCCCTCACACCGTGCCTGGGACAACCCCTGCCTTGGCTGCCTCCTTTCGGACTTACcggggacccaggcatccggggCCTGCAGGCAGGTCCTGCTGCCTGACATTTCGGATTTGAGTTGTGTCTTTCTTGTGGCTGGTccacagagaggaaaacaatCCGCTCCTGCTACCCCTGTGGCTCCCGTGTTGTCTATCAGTCATCACCGGATTGACCCCCCCAGGCTGGGTGCAGGGTGGGGGAATGCCAGTATGGGGGTGTCCGAACCCTCCTGAGGGGGAACTGTCCCTGTAAGGGGtgtcccagctgcagccaggctgagcCACCATCTGCCCTGTCCTacagcagggaggcagcagcaggcaggggagacGGCTCTTGGCCAACAGCCCCGGCTTCCTGCCAGGCTGCAAGGAACCGCTTGGGCAAGAGGTTTCCCAGATGCAAAGGTGATGGGctgtccctgcccagcaccaccGGTGACCCTGCCCAGCCTTGGGTCCCCAGGGCTCCCCACCTGGGTGCCAGGGGACCCCCGTACCCACCCATGAGCCAGCACAAGGCTGGCACCCACTGCTGCCCCCATGGTTAAGGACCCCCAGGAGCCTGGATCAGGGGTGATGCAGGACCAGTACAGGAACCCCATGGAGAGAAGCTTGGGTGCGTTGGGGCAGGCACCCCGATGCTTGGCCCACAGGGTGGCAGGAGGGACCCCAGCAGGGTCATAGACCCTCTTCAGCCCCTCTGCCCCACTCTGGTGCCATCCCCAGTTGCCCAAGCAGGGGCGGAAACGTCCCGGTTGTGTAAGGGACAGGTTTCCAGCCCTTTACGCAATGATGTCCTGGCACTGCAGCAtcgggggggcagggggtgccTTGGGTGCTGGCACCCTTCAAGTAGGGGTCACAGGGCTGGCTTGGTGTCAGTGAGGGGCTGCCCAGTGATCTTGCAGTGATTTGCTCCACTGGGGCTCAGATTGGGGTTGGGAAGGGGGTGACTTTGTCCCCAGGTGGGACAGATGCCTCATCAAGACCCCCACACCAGGGAAGCACCAGGACCTGGCTGAGTAGCTACAGGGAATGAGACTCGGGTTTGGGTCCCCTCTGGGGACACACAGGATGCCAAACCTTCTGCAATAGCCTCTTGGGAAACAGCTTTTCCCTGGCCTGGAAGCAGGGTTACCCACACCCTGCcaggctcagctggcaccaccGCTTTGGCACTGAGGTGGGGAGCTCAGGACCCACCATCCCCAGAGATGTGCCCTGGCCCTGTCCCGCCATCTCCCTCCCCATGGCAAAGAGGAGCCAGATATGGGTGACCAACCCGCCAACTCCTTTATTGCTGGATGGCTGTCGGCCACGAACACCGTCCCCACAGCAGGGGCACAGAATCCCCAAAGTCACAGGCTCTGCCCCACAGAGTGGGAAGGGTAGGCGGCGCTTGGCATAGCTCCCCTGGCAATGGGGTCCTACCCCCTCACTGCCTAAGCCCCCTTCCAGACGGGGTCCAGCATCCAGTGGTGGCCCTGCCCATCCCTGTGGCATCACCACCTGCATCCCAGGGGGCTGGACGAAGATGCTGGGGTGTGTGGGTTGCTGGGAcctgctgggagctgcaagGGTCAGGTCCCTGCAGGGCTCAGAGGGTGGTGGAGGTGTTGCCAGAGGTGGAGGCGTAGGAGGCATGGCCGTAGCGGGCCACAGCATCCTTGCTGATGAGCCCACGCTGTGCCAGGATCTTGAGGAAGCTGTTGCGAAACTTCTGCCCGATGAAGGCATAGATGATGGGGTTGATGCAGCTGTGGGCGAAGCCCAGGACCTGCGTGACAGAGAGGGCTGTGTCGATGCTGTTCCTCCTCTCGCAGGTCTCAGCGATGGCCCGTGTCCTCATGAGGGTGTCGCTCACCAACGTGATGTTGTAGGGCAACCAGCAGATGAGGAAGACCAGCACCACGGCGAAGATGACCTTCATTGCCCGCTGCTTCTGGGAATTCTTGGTCTGCAGGAGGGTGTGGATGGTGACACCATAGCAGAAGAGCATCACCAGGAGGGGCAGGGCGAAGCCAAAGGTCTGCGGCAGGACCCGCAGCACCACGCGCCACTTGGCTGTGTCCTCACCACCGATGCGCTCATAGCACACGGTGCCGTTGCTGGGTGAGGGGAAAGCCTCACGGAACAGCAACACAGGCAGGGAAAGCAACACGGAGAAGACCCAGATGCCCAAGCAGACAAACTTCACCCAGTGCCTCTTCTCGGTGGCAGCCCGGGTGGCGTAGACGATAGCCAGGTAGCGGTCCACGCTGATGCAGGCCAGCAGCAGGATGCCACTGTAGAAGTTGGcctcctgcagcacagagaTGGCTTTGCACATCACAGTGCCAAAGACCCACTCGTGGGCTCGGTAGGCAGCCCAGAGCGGCAGGCTGAGGGCAAAGAGCAGGTCCGCCACGGCCAGGTTGAGCAGGTAGACATCGGTGACGGAGCGGTTGGTGTGGCTGGAGGtcaccaccagcaccaccaggCCATTCCCCACCACGCTGAGGATGAAGACGAGGCAGTAGATCACCACCACCAGGTACTTGTTGAGGACAGAGCCATCGGGCCGGCATGGGGCAGAGGAGATAGCGGTGCCGGGCATGGCCGTGCTATAGTCATAGGTGTAGTTGTAGAGGGAGAAGAGGTTGGACAAATccccactgaaggagaaggaatCCATTTTGCCTGGGGAGCACAGAGCAGCATgagtgtggggtgggagggtggtGTGGGCCAGGGGTGACAGCATCTCTGGGTCCTGTGGTATCTCGATTGCCACTCAGGTCCCCTCCCAACCAGTGGGCAGCCCCCCTCCATCACTCACTGTGCCCCGTGTCCACACTGTGCCAGGTAATGGGCAGTGTTGCAGGTGGACACTGTCCTGCACACGTCCCCTTGTAcaacacccccagcacccctcgGTCTGCTCCATTTCATCCCAACCCTgtcccttccctgtcctccatgGAGGAAGGGGTTCCCTCACGGACCAGCCACCTCTTCTCGGGTTGGGGGGCTCCCATATCAACGCAGCATCACATCCTTCCAGTAGACACCTAGGACACCTAGCCCCTCCAGCATCCCTGGGTCCCCCTGGTTTGCGTGGGTCCTTCAGAAGCCGCTGAGCTATTGGGCATCTCAGGGCCCCCTGGGCACCTCCAAAGTCCTCTGAGCACCTCTAGatccctccagcctgtccatCCCCTCAAGCATTGCTGCTGAGCCGCCCCTCCTGCCGCCACAGCCAGCGGCAAGGTTGCTGTCACAATGCCCAGGGCAGGCGGCACTTGAGAAGGTCTGAAGGTGGTTTCATgcccttcttcccctccccgtCCTGTCCCTGTGTGAGCGGTTTCACCCCCTGGACGGAAAGATGTGTCACCCTTTGCAGGCGGCTTTGGAAATATTTCACATCTCTGGTTTTCCTGTTGCTCAGCTGGGCGCTGCCGggcatccccatgtcccctgttCTTGGCCACGATGGGGAAATGACAGGTGACAGTCGCTCTTCCTGCCTCCTCACGTGTAGGACaccctgctctgtccctgcctcCCCAAAAACCATTGGGTTTCAGCCTTCTCCTGATATGGATACGGACACCCATTTCACTCCAGTTTCACCGCTCTGTGCCGTTTCTCAATCCCCGAGCCCCTCCAGGACTTGGCGATGCCAGGGCTGCTTGGGGGTGCTGAGTCCCCACAGTGCTGGCGGGTCCCCGGCCCTGAGCTGGCTCCGTTTGAACCCAAACCCTTCCTGGGACAAACTTTCCCCTTCTGTCCAGTGGGaattccctgctgcagctgggctggtgccCCTGCCCAGAAAAATCCCTCGCTGGCTCTGCTGGCCCCGCTCCTGCAGTGATCCCGGGATGGTGATCCCGGGATGGTGATGCCCCACCATCTCAGAGGACCATAGCCAGGGACACTGCCAGTGCCAATGGGGAGAGGTCCCCCTGAGCAGGGCCACTGGAGGCTCGGGGCAGAGCCGGACATCAGCACTTCCCCTCAGTCTatttttggctgcttttttctGCCTCCCCACTCCAAAATCCCAGCAGTTCCTCCAGGACTGGGTATCCCCTACCTGCGGGTACCCTGCAGCTGGCCTGGCTGGGGGAATAAGCAGCACCCCATTTCCCCTCCTGACCCTGGAAgggctgggggacactggggtggCCCTGGGGGTCTccagggggaggaaggaggggacaCTCCATGGGAAAGCACCCTCCCGGCTCATTGCTGTGCGAGGAAATGGGAGCGGGCGCTTACCCCCTAGGGCATCCACGGCCAATGTCCCTGGGGACTGCGGGGGGTCTGCACCCCGGATGAGCCCCAAGCACAGCCCTTGGTGCCCCCACCCGCCGCCTCCCGCTCCCCCCGAACCAGGCAGCCCCTTGGGCAGCCACTGCCACCCGCCTCAGTCCCCAGCCCAGTCCACTCCACATGTGAGGGGGCtcagctgggtgctggggggccaGCACAGCCCGAGGAAAGCCCCGATCTCCAGTGGAGCACCACAGGGACTCACCGCTCGCTGCCCTTGCTGTCCTCCCAAATCTGGGGTCTTCTCCCCGTCCCGAGCCGGTTCTTACTGGGAAGCACCCGGGCACAGAGACAAATCCAGGCGTCACCCCCAAAGGGCTCCGGTGCAGAGCGTGGCGGGATGTGGGGCAGCACCAGGCCCGGGGGTCCCACCGGGCCAGCAGGAGAGTCCCTCACCTGCACCCACCGCTGTGCCGCCTCCTGGCACCCCTTCCCTCCGCTGCCCGCTTTATGCTGCCCAGGGAGGAAGCGAGGTTGCAAAACCTTCTGCCAGCCTGAAGGGGAAGTGGCAGCCAGAAGggacccttccccagcccctccaggaTGCCTTCCCCGGGGCCCTGGGGAGCCCGCAGCACCCCCGCCACCCTCTTGCCCCAGGGTGTCCCAGGCCACTTGGCAGCGGGTGACACCGGGACATACCCAGGGGTGCATCGCCCCCCCTGTAGTGATGCTCCCCGGGGGTCTCCAGCCAGGGATCCCCACTTTGTCCCCTGGCCCCCAGTAGATGCAGGGCTCCTCTTCGAGGCCCCCCGggtgctgcagccccctcccctcggGATGGCGGAGGCCCTCCGAGACCATGGAGGGTTTGGTGGGCAGGTCAGTGGGCAGAGGCATGGCAGggctccgtgcctcagtttccccattgATAGAGTGGGGGTGGGCGCCGGGGCTTTGGGGGGCGCAGGGACACTGCGGGGGCAGCTTGCTTCCTGTTGGGGGGTGCTGCGGGGAACGCCCCCCAGAGCGGACCCCCATGTCCCTCCCGCCCTGTCTGCCAAGCCAAGCTAAGCCGTGCTGCCAGGCAGAGCCATGCCCCCGTGCCAGCCCCGCAGACTCAGGGGACCCCGTAACCCTGGGGCACCCTCACTCCTCTGAGCACCCCTATTGCCTTTAGGGGAAACCTGCACCTGAGGGCACCCCCCGGGTACGCCTGTCCCTCTGGGGTACCCCC encodes the following:
- the LOC104317195 gene encoding C-X-C chemokine receptor type 2-like, whose translation is MDSFSFSGDLSNLFSLYNYTYDYSTAMPGTAISSAPCRPDGSVLNKYLVVVIYCLVFILSVVGNGLVVLVVTSSHTNRSVTDVYLLNLAVADLLFALSLPLWAAYRAHEWVFGTVMCKAISVLQEANFYSGILLLACISVDRYLAIVYATRAATEKRHWVKFVCLGIWVFSVLLSLPVLLFREAFPSPSNGTVCYERIGGEDTAKWRVVLRVLPQTFGFALPLLVMLFCYGVTIHTLLQTKNSQKQRAMKVIFAVVLVFLICWLPYNITLVSDTLMRTRAIAETCERRNSIDTALSVTQVLGFAHSCINPIIYAFIGQKFRNSFLKILAQRGLISKDAVARYGHASYASTSGNTSTTL
- the RUFY4 gene encoding RUN and FYVE domain-containing protein 4, producing the protein MAGDGELNRIIKDLQKTVGELNRGYREQNLPVTDGSRELHSLCAQLEFLLQFDLKERRSFFGQRKDYWDFLCQGLAQRREEHEGIRFVTSLDKLKTPVGRGRAFLRYCLVHRQLAESLQLCLLDPETLCEWYYARSPFLSPQRRAEILGILYELDGVTFHLALHRADLDTAWPMFSETLVRPSPMARSSPAKMAPQRDDTGTGVHGWPDGITHPIVAPHGVPTHPCPPTLAALHERGVEVKDVEGDVEDVELKKNVEEEDEEEVEKDEDEEDEEEVENVEVDVEDVEVEDVEEEDEEELEDEKETEDVDVEELEDTHGTGKAPQPDGDGEPGTFPLPGMGFLPGSPPPAPGELDGTQASLQALVSQLQTELGQREAALRALAARLAREQRRHQRREEGSARWAQLRAREAEALRETNAFLGQALAAAVAAGGPGALARAQEEARVWREAAEERGARLAGALAEAAALASRLRDCQAALAAAGRTDALEDAGALDKVAAVEEVLRRALELARGPQEPPLDPQEGGEPGTATSMAMHLATLAAAAREDAWQGRQQLQAQRQEVARLQEQLSRARQDGERWASALQRAQREALEREAMRGAEQARQQELIRDMKGWLLELLREKDALWQKTEGIDTTMPSPAPRDAGLCARCHKDFRLLSRRYNCRLCQGKVCHTCSVDVGKQGRCCLLCYQQRHPQAT
- the LOC138685247 gene encoding proline-rich proteoglycan 2-like, coding for MVIPGWASTANVPGDCGGSAPRMSPKHSPWCPHPPPPAPPEPGSPLGSHCHPPQSPAQSTPHGVPGHLAAGDTGTYPGVHRPPCSDAPRGSPARDPHFVPWPPVDAGLLFEAPRVLQPPPLGMAEALRDHGGFGGQGKPAPEGTPRVRLSLWGAPHIPAPPPHLGGPPPYPAPPAHPPLRPPSPPAPPPPTGGRGTPAVTSDVEDEGGAGEASALAPPPPLPPPSRLRRGRGRK